From the genome of Ammoniphilus sp. CFH 90114, one region includes:
- the larA gene encoding nickel-dependent lactate racemase codes for MNYTIGYGKGSIQFSLPEGTDAHEINYDSESRGEEMDWIRQALENPIESPLLRELAKGKQSAVILISDASRLSPSYKFLPSLLEALREGGLSNAQIRIVVALGMHRKQTERELKQLVGEEIYQSIEVINHSALPEDCVHLGTTALGTPVEIFRPVVEAELRIATGNMEPHGLAGLSGGVKALMPGVSSQRSIQHNHSFSIKWKSQPGNPENPIRKDMEETLKFLPVQFLLNTIVNHRREILHAVGGDVLKAHRTLVEKAKQIFLVPIQKKYDAVIVSTGGHPKDMQLYQAVKTLQNASKVVKPGGRILLVAECKEMFGNGLFQYWVETVQDSSRIAEMMKEQFVLGAHKVSHIDEVLKQHEVYLYSEIPESTAELIGFKPVEDLQACVNQFSQYGSLAIMPFGALTFPVT; via the coding sequence ATGAATTATACAATTGGTTACGGCAAGGGTTCGATTCAATTTTCACTACCTGAAGGAACGGATGCCCATGAAATTAATTATGACAGCGAGTCGCGTGGCGAGGAGATGGATTGGATCCGTCAAGCCTTAGAGAATCCTATAGAGAGTCCTCTTTTGAGAGAACTAGCAAAGGGGAAACAGAGTGCCGTCATTCTCATTAGCGATGCCAGTCGATTATCCCCAAGCTATAAATTTCTTCCCTCTCTACTCGAAGCGTTAAGAGAAGGTGGGCTATCGAATGCGCAGATTCGTATTGTAGTTGCCTTAGGGATGCATCGTAAGCAAACAGAGAGGGAATTAAAACAATTAGTCGGGGAGGAGATCTATCAGTCTATAGAGGTGATCAATCATTCTGCATTGCCTGAGGACTGTGTCCATTTAGGAACAACTGCACTTGGTACGCCTGTGGAGATCTTTAGACCGGTCGTGGAGGCTGAGCTTAGAATTGCTACGGGAAATATGGAGCCTCATGGGTTGGCCGGCTTATCAGGGGGAGTCAAAGCACTCATGCCTGGTGTTTCTTCCCAACGCAGTATTCAGCACAATCACTCCTTCTCGATAAAGTGGAAGTCGCAGCCAGGGAACCCTGAGAACCCGATTCGAAAAGATATGGAAGAAACGTTAAAGTTTTTGCCCGTTCAGTTTCTATTGAATACGATCGTGAACCACCGTCGTGAAATTCTTCATGCAGTGGGAGGTGATGTTCTAAAAGCGCATCGAACCCTTGTGGAAAAGGCAAAACAAATCTTTCTGGTTCCGATCCAAAAAAAATACGATGCCGTCATTGTATCTACAGGCGGACACCCCAAGGATATGCAGCTTTATCAAGCAGTTAAGACACTTCAAAATGCATCTAAAGTTGTAAAGCCTGGGGGGAGAATTCTTCTGGTTGCTGAATGCAAAGAAATGTTTGGGAATGGTCTTTTTCAATACTGGGTGGAAACGGTTCAAGACTCAAGTCGAATTGCAGAAATGATGAAGGAGCAATTCGTCTTAGGGGCTCACAAGGTTTCCCACATAGATGAAGTGCTAAAGCAGCATGAGGTTTATTTATACTCTGAAATTCCGGAGAGTACGGCTGAGCTTATCGGTTTTAAACCGGTGGAGGATTTGCAAGCTTGTGTCAATCAGTTCAGTCAATACGGGTCACTTGCTATCATGCCTTTTGGTGCCTTGACTTTTCCGGTGACTTAA
- a CDS encoding DUF1385 domain-containing protein has translation MIRGMSYPKGIFYMDKDHIAHAMIDQNGDIQTKVLPFDFPGLVFFIKRTLFTIPLYFLIGMIGLFLWIALQPGYPLFWIPLAAFGYHFIFPYTLKQYHGAEHKVFSHQGLKTYRSLNEIRRCNIVNRHCSTNGVVIFYLLFLLGFYPLGGNGAALLGLAGVWLIPRWLIPLDTKVFFPISAFLQRTVTTIEPNEAQLKVALLSYISLIRKEPVSESILLEEIRQEEERKKEQLLKEERERVIRETEWVEI, from the coding sequence ATGATTAGAGGCATGTCTTATCCAAAGGGAATCTTCTATATGGATAAGGATCATATCGCTCATGCGATGATAGATCAGAATGGGGATATACAGACGAAAGTGTTGCCTTTCGATTTTCCAGGGCTTGTCTTCTTTATCAAACGAACCTTGTTTACAATTCCACTATATTTCTTAATTGGTATGATCGGTCTGTTCTTATGGATTGCGTTACAACCGGGTTATCCATTGTTCTGGATTCCGCTTGCAGCATTCGGTTATCATTTTATTTTTCCGTATACACTAAAGCAGTACCATGGTGCTGAACACAAAGTATTTAGTCACCAAGGACTCAAGACGTATCGCTCCCTTAATGAAATTCGCAGGTGCAACATCGTCAATCGTCATTGCTCTACCAATGGGGTTGTTATTTTTTATCTCCTGTTTCTTCTAGGGTTCTATCCCTTAGGCGGTAATGGGGCAGCTCTTCTTGGCTTAGCAGGAGTTTGGTTGATCCCGAGATGGCTCATACCTTTAGATACAAAGGTCTTTTTCCCTATCTCGGCCTTTCTTCAGAGGACGGTTACAACGATCGAACCAAACGAAGCTCAATTAAAAGTTGCCCTGCTCTCGTATATAAGTCTGATTAGAAAAGAACCCGTGAGTGAATCTATACTGCTAGAGGAAATTCGGCAGGAAGAAGAAAGGAAAAAGGAACAGCTCT